AGAACGATTTGTTGCGCAGCACAGTTGGTTCTGGAGATACTGCTCCACTCCGTCGGGAGCTTGACGAAGAAAAGCGGCAGCGTGCTCATATTCAGAAGAACTATAACGATATGTTCGAAAAGCATGCTGTTCTTCACGATCAAATGGAAGCTCTGATCAACAACATGACCGGCGAAGGGTTAGTCAAAGCCATCAATGATGCTTGCTCTCCTGAAGGCACACACATACTTACTTCCGACTTCTACAGGACAAAAGCATTTATTAACATCAAGCAAACACTCATGCAGTGCGAGTTCGAGCTGGAACAGTCTAAGAAGCGGGAGAAGGATCTCTCTGCTCAAGTTGCTGATCAAGGCCGCGAACTTCTTGCTGTCAAAGCCCAGCTCTCTGCTCTCGACAAAGAAGGTGCCGATGCTATCAAGGAAATCAAGAGCTCCGATGTTGTtatcatctcatctctcaaGTCCGAGCTTGACCATGCTCGAGAACAGCTCAGTTATTGCACCGCAGAGCGAGATGCCCAACAAACCCAACTTGTCGAAGCACTTCTTACCAAAGATAAGCTGCGCAAGGAGGTCGAAGAGGGCAGGGAGCTGCAAGATATTACCGGCAGTGGTGAGGGCGATACGCCCGACGGCAGTAAGAAGGGCGAGCTGATTGAGAAACTACGGAACCGTCTCAGAGAAATTCGCGAGGTGAGTCCTAGTCCTAGTACTAGTCCTTTCTACAATGCAATTGTCAAcggcgatgaagacgacCAAGTGGTGCTTCCAGTCGATAGCAAATCGTCCgagcaagatcaagatgaagacgaggatgattGCCGGCTGTTGGGAGAGCTTGCTGGCAAGGACACAAGCACGACCACTATGCCACcgccgcctcctcctcgggtGGGAGAATTGGCTGTGCCTTGTCCTGCCCATCTACCTCGACATCCCTCCCAGCGGAGGGTATCTCGAAAGCTGCATGAGGAATTATGTTGGCTGACAGGTTGATACTAGCAACTGGAACGATCGGAGACTGAAAGGATCGACCTGCAACGTAAATTGAAGGCCGCGCATGACGGTGAGGCTGTGGCAGCACAAAAGGTACGTCTATGCCCCTATGTAGAAATCAATGACACTTTGACCACGTTACTGCTTCTTATTGTGAATGAAATCTCTACTGACCGAATATGACTAAAGGCCGCGAGTGATGAAATTATCCGGAACCTCGAAAGAGAGAACTCTCTCATTGCATCAGCCTGGTATGATCTTACAAGTCGGCTTCAAAGTAACCATGTCGTTTTGCAACGACGGCACGAAGCTCCTCGGAGTTGGCTTAACAAGCAGAGGCAGATGGTCAATGGTCAGTTGCGCTTCCGCGACTCGCTCTACCTCTACTGACCTTCCCCTGTCAGCGACCCCAAAGCGATAGGTACTTGCGGTGTGAGAAAATCCCCTCTTATccgtccatccatccatcatcataAAGGCTCAGCAATTTATACACCCTGACTGGCTGCGTGACATAACCTTTATGATATACACCAGTCGTTAACGACCATCGACTATTCATATTTTTGCTTCGCCACTGGCTTGTCTCATTCGGCACACAAGATCacttttccttctctctcTTGATCCGACATTTTTACCGACCGTTAAGGACCTGGCCTTGGATATCCAGCGCAGTACCAATCTGCCCTTTCATGATTTTGTCTTTGAAGCATTGCGAGGGAGCTCAGGGAGTTTCGTACAAGGCGCCATTGTTTGGTAGATTAGTGGCTGGGAGGAGTATTGCTGCATTCACAGGAAATGCATTTTACGACATGACCGCTATAGATGTGACCAGGAGTCTTCTTTCAAGGCTTCTCATGTGGTTCAATAGACATGAGCTAAGTTATTGATACGAATTATATTTGTCGTTTGAATTGCATGGATCCATAAGCCATCTTAGTAGCAGCCAATATTCAGTGTGTGAGAGCTTGAGCACATGACACTTTCCGTGGTGACAACCATGGACGGAGAAACATTTGGGGCTTCATTAAATATTGGGGTCTCATGTTCATAATGCAGATAATGATCGTGCGAGCAAGGTCAAGTTAACGCTTGGAAGCCAACTTTCTTTTCGTTGGTTGGAAACTATTGTAAAAGACATTTTGATACATGGCTAATCGTCGTCCAAAATAGGTAGCTTTTTCCACAAATGGTCACAAGACCGCAGACAAACCCTCTACCATTTTAACGCCTCTTTGGCCTGGAAGATTGCATAGTCCATTCTCCCGTCCGCCTCCCCAGTTTACATTTCATACCGTTCATATATCCAAGACGAGCTGGCTTTTATTTTCACACAGTAATCGTCTTGGTGCCCGCCAAATTAAAGGGGGCTGGCGGCAGTTTATCCGCCCTAGGAATTCTCTAGTTCTGTCGTCGCTTCTCGTTAAGAACCTTGAGCATGTTCTTCCACACTTGTCCGGGTTCTTGGCTGGCGTCGAGGCCGCTCCAGATACCGGTCTTCTGGTAGTAGCCCACGACAGGCTTGGTCTGCTTGTGGTAGGTAACAAGGCGCTTCTTGAGAGCATCGGCGTTGTCGTCACTTCGCTGGATAAGAGGCTCGCCAGTAATGTCATCCTTCATGTACTCCTTGGGAGGGTTGAAGGTGGTGTGGTATGAGCGACCGGAAGCGGGATGGACTAATCGGCCAGTAATACGGGCAACGAGCAGAGAGTCGTCGATCTGGAGCTCGACGGCGTGCTGGAGCTTCTGCTTGCGCTCTGCGAGCATAGCATCGAGACCCTCAGCCTGGGGGACAGTTCGGGGGAAACCGTCGAGAATGAAGCTGCAGCGCGAATTGTTAGCTTCTGCTGTTTTGCAGATCACTGATGTAGGATCGAGATTCCCCAGCA
This Fusarium poae strain DAOMC 252244 chromosome 3, whole genome shotgun sequence DNA region includes the following protein-coding sequences:
- the ADK1 gene encoding adenylate kinase (BUSCO:40042at5125), whose amino-acid sequence is MGFIEDELKQLKDVISTIDTRIKKLEARATGGPVSTEEIRMILIGPPGAGKGTQAPKIKERFSCCHLATGDMLRSQVAKKTPLGVEAKKIMDAGGLVSDEIMIGMIKEELNNNKECQGGFILDGFPRTVPQAEGLDAMLAERKQKLQHAVELQIDDSLLVARITGRLVHPASGRSYHTTFNPPKEYMKDDITGEPLIQRSDDNADALKKRLVTYHKQTKPVVGYYQKTGIWSGLDASQEPGQVWKNMLKVLNEKRRQN